In Telopea speciosissima isolate NSW1024214 ecotype Mountain lineage chromosome 10, Tspe_v1, whole genome shotgun sequence, the DNA window CTTCAAAGACGTGGTGCCCAATTAATCTTGTCTTCCGAGGTTtcgtttttttaattaatatttgtGTTGATTCCAGACCTTAGAGAACAAACAGTTCATTTTGACTCTTCTTTGTTTGTGATTGATTTTCCAGTATATTTAAATCTGAGGTACTGGGGCACAGATTGTGGCATAAATAGTTCTTTAAATTCGCATTCCTTTTTGGGTTGATTTTCACTATTAATAGAAAGGATTGTTCTGCAACCCAATTCATTCTAGTTGTTTTTGACAATTGTTGGACTCTGGTTTCTTCAGAAAAGAAGAATCACGGTGGTGGTGAATGGCAGGAATGGTTCAAGATGAGGGATCATCATCTGTAACTTCATCACCCCTTCAATTCTTCTCCCTGATGTCTCTCTCCCCTAGCTTAGGATCACCTTACCCATGGCTCAGAGAGCTTAAATCCGAGGAGCGTGGGTTGTATCTCATCCATCTGTTGTTGTCCTGTGCCAAACATGTCGCATCCGGTAGCCTCGAGAATACGAATATCACACTGGAGCAAATCTCACACCTTGCCTCACCTGATGGAGATACTATGCAGCGCATTGCTGCCTACTTCACCGAGGCGCTCGCAGACCGGATTCTCAAGGCCTGGCCTGGCCTGCACAAAGCTTTCAATTCTACAAGAATATCTTCAGTCTCCGACGGAATTATAGTTCGAAAATTGTTCTTTGAGCTCTGCCCCTTCTTGAAAGTTTCTTATCTGATCACCAACCAGTCCATCATAGAAGCGATGGAAGGGGAGAAGATGGTACATATCATTGATCTCAACTCTTCAGAGCCTGCACAGTGGATTGCACTCCTTCAGGTATTGAGTGCACGACCTGAAGGCCCACCCCATTTGAGAATTACAGGTATTCATCAACAGAAGGAGGTATTGGAACAAACAGCTCTTCGTTTGACTGAAGAAGCTGAAAAATTGGATATACCATTTCAATTCAATCCTGTAGTTAGCAAGTTAGAGAATCTCGATGTTGAAAGCTTGCGAGTTAAGACTGGAGAGGCATTGGCAATTAGCTCTGTCCTTCAACTGCATTCCCTCTTGGCATCAGATGATGAAATCCTCAGGATTAAATCCCCATCTGCTTCCAAGAATTCAAATTCAGTTCACCTGCAGATGAACCAGAGCAGTTTGGGTGGATTGCTTGATAAAGATTTGGTCAATGGGTACAACGCCAGTCCTGACTCAGCATCTTCATCCCTGTTATCTGTATCTGCTTCGGCAAAGATGGAGAGCTTCCTCACTGCCCTCTGGGGGCTATCACCAAAAGTAATGGTAGTTACTGAGCAAGAATCGAACCATAATGGATCCACCTTGATGGAGAGACTCTTGGAAGCACTTTACTTCTATGCATCACTCTTTGATTGCTTGGAATCAACAGTATCAAGGGCTTCAATGGAGCGAATGAAGGTAGAAAAGATGCTCTTTGGGGAAGAAATTAAGAATATTATTGCATGTGAGGGAGCTGAGAGGAAGGAAAGGCATGAGAAGCTTGAGAAGTGGATCCGGAGGATGGATTTTGCAGGGTTTGGGAGGGTGCCTTTGAGCTACTATGCTCTGTTGCAAGCAAGGACACTGTTGCAAAGCTATGGTTGTGATGGATATaagatcaaagaagagaacGGCTGTTTAGTAATTTGCTGGCAAGATCGAGCCCTGTTTTCTGTTTCAGCTTGGAAGTGTAGGAGGTAAGATTGATCATTTTTCGACAGTGAGCTTTTCTCTTCCATGTAGAAAGGGTTTTGgagttttcctcttctttttcttttttttcttctaattttgcATAGTAGTCTGTGGAAGGGTTTGAAGTTATTCTTCATCCTCTGTTCTAaattttgtttgtttaggtATTAGCCATCCTCTTTTTCGGTTTTCTTTTAGACTCATACTTAGCCTTGGTGTGCTTGTTTGATACAAAATTACCAATGTTTGAATTTCATGATTCATGATGGTGTTCACTGTAACAGATGTTTCATGTCTTTTAATTCTTGGTTACTAATTCTCCCGAAAATTGACccatttttggattttctttctaGATTCTTTTATCGATATTCGATTTTGCAGACAAAACATTTCATGAACCTTATGCCCTATCATATCATTATTGAGTTGTTCTCTTGGTTGGCCACCATGACCTGAATAGAGCATGATACAAAAGATCACTTACCAGAGAATACCTGAATTTAATCCCATTAACCAGCATAGTATTTTTTGAATATTGGTGAATCTGTGTCTGGTTGAAGGTCATTTAGTTGGCCTGATCTGAAGGGTCAACCCAGCTGATATCCCCTCTTAAAGTCTTGGCCACAATTGTGATAGGACTTGGAGCCCTTCATGATGCCTAGGCCTCCATGGATTGAACCCTGAACGAGGGAAGATtgggagaaaacaaaaatttactGTTGCAGTAGTTTGACAGGATAGTATCCACTATTTGAAAACTGCAGCACTGGAGTTAAGTCCATTGGGCCAGTGGATGATGTATCATTtatcttcttttcattttagaACTTCTGCTTTAGCAGCCGGTGATTTAATTTTCTCTAGATTGAAAGATCATGATACTTGAAGAACTGGTATCTGTTTTTGGTGCATCCGAAGATGTGCCGAGCTACAACAGTAATCATTAGTTTTTGCCTGCAATTTCATTGACAGTAAATTGAATGCATTATAAGTCTTAAGATAAACAAATTGACATGATCCTCTGTATCACCATTGTTGTTTTTGTCATCTTCATCATTGCCACCATCCTTGCCTGAGCCATTCCCCCATTCAGTAATGTAACTCGGGTTCTGTAGCCAGTCTACAGATTTTCACCCTTATCCTCCTTTCCAGAGCATTCAGTTCACTGGTGTACTCTTAATTTGTTAATGTTGCTAATTTGAATGGTTCTGTTACTCATTGTATTAACCGATTTTTGCTGTTAATTCCATGTGAAAGAGTCCACTCTGGTTTTTGGGATATATACTGTTTTTGTTCAGGTTGCATTTTGAAATGAAGTCATCCCTTTCAGCTTTTTCATTGCATTCAGATGCCCAAATTCCTCAGCAAAAATGGAGTCATCTGGATgattattttaatgagaaatagaTATTAAGCTATTTGTGGATTCTATGATTCTTTCACTGGTTTCTAGTATTATCTACACCGAACCTTCTGCTGTTATTTGCATTAATGGAGAAGACATCTCCAGTCCAGAATGGTTTTTATCTCCGAATGCCATGGATTAGCATTGATGTAGAAGAATCCATATAAACAGATACTCAAACATGTTACACATTCAAACACAGAAGCAACTGCATTCCAAGGTTTGTTCAAACGGGTCccattttttgaatttatatCAGATAAGGGATGTAATTGTGGAAAGGTGAATCCTTAGGTCTCTTGCTTACATCTCaagttttcttttaataaaatctGGTCATGTGGCAAAATCGATTTTCGAAAAATTAAGGGTTATGTAGTGGGTGCATGCCCAACAATGGAAAGCTGACATCCAGGGATACATGAACACATTGAGTTTTTAAGGTAAATTTAAAATCTcaagttgtgtttggtatgcattctcagaatagaTTATGCGTCTACAACACATTCTCGagcaagaaaataaagagaagaatcGGTTTTCAGAAtgtgttttaaaccaaaaatctattccaagaatacgtaccaaacacagccttaaatTTGAGATATTGCCAATCCAATCCATTTTATTCATATCTAATGGTCAAAATTGCCTAATCACCCCCCTCAGGTGACAAATATATGGCCCACCGAGAAAACCTCTCCTATTGAAATTTAgcctttttggtgtttttccattTGAAAGCTCATAAGCCGATGAACCAGTCTTAAGTGGTGATCCCTTACACCGCAGCTGCCGTGTCTGAGACCAGCGCTATATAACTAACCTGATTATTGATTAATAAATCACCAGCCTGACTACCCAATATGAGACAtcgaaaaaaaatttgaaatttgttaGGTATCGGCACTTGGCTAATACGTCAAAAGCTCTAGGGGTGATGAACGCATTAAGTTAAGCCTTTTAATTTAACTTATATTAGGCTGGCTCAATTTAGCGCTCATACACTATATCGAACAATCATAGACTGATTCAATCTAGCGTTCATATACTATATCGAGCAATCAATACAGTTTTAATGATTTTTGTagccaaaagcaaaaaaattagaattggTACTATACAACCAGCTGTTTATCACAAATGTTGTTGAGGATGGTATTGGGCGGGTCAAACCGAGACCCGCTTTACCACTGGGGCTGTGTGCTATAGtatcagggttttaaaacacggAATTGATCATTGGTGATTCTGGTTCGGATTGGATCGAAATCAACATGAATCGGTTCTTAAGAGCCCTAAAATCGGTCTTCAAATCCAAAAACagggaatttctagggtttttgggtgtgaattGATCATGTAGGATAAATGGAAATCAGGATCAATCATGGTCGATTCATTGATCCAATTCTCGATTCATAAAACCCTGCATAGTACCCCACCCTGACCTCCTTCAAAGTTCACTGTCCAAGTATCGATATCTGATCAGTCATATCAACTGATATACATATTGGTATTAACTGATCAATACCAAtttggtatcgatacgtatcaatcGATACAGTTAAAAAGTGAAAAAGCGATTCCACAGATCAGATATTTTCAAAGCAAAATATCTGAAGGGATTGCACATGGCTTTGGTGCAGCAACCTTTTGAAGGTTCAAAAACTTGGAAGGCGAATTTGAACCTAAAAGACCTCTTGCTTGAGCATTCGGTTTGGTTAGTGGGGGAGGGAGAGGTGCTTttctggcttgataattggAGTGGGGCAGGGTCCTTAATTGATTATGTGGACAACACGCTTCAAGTAGATGGGGATCTGAAGGTGAAAGACGCCTTGATGACAAATGGGTCCTGGATTCAGGCGGTGCTATGCAGAATTGATGATGGAAGGGTTTGTGAGAAGGTTTCGAACTCCTGTTTAAATCTTTCTTCGAGGGCGGATCGACTTGTATGGACGCCTTCAAGAGATGAGACTTTCACCCTTAAATCGGCTTGGAACACGATTCGAAGGGTGCACCCTGAGGTTTCTTTCTCAAAATGGATTTGGAATGGAACGGTTCCAACCAAAGTGGGTTTTTTCACTTGGCAGGTGCTAACTGACAGGATTGCTACGGATGAGGCAGTGAAGCGGATTGGCATACCCTTAGCATCAAAGTGTAACTGCTGTCGAATGCCACAACAGGAGACCGCCACCCATGCTCTGGTTTGTGGGGTGGTGGCGATGAAGGTATGGAGACATTTTGGAGATGTTTTGGATGTCCAGATCATCAATACGTAGGACTTGAGGGCAAGGATCTTGTTTTGGCAGTCGATAGGTTCCTTTAAGAACGCCTTCTCGTACATCATTGGCACTGTTCCATCCTTAATTATTTGGGAGCTGTGGAAAGAAAGGAATAATAGGCGGCATGGAAATGATATGAGATCCGCCAATATGATaatttggaaaatctcacaGTGGATCCACAAGATCCCTTTACCTTCTTTCACGGCATCTGTGAGCAACATGAGGGAAGATTTGGCTTTGCAGATCCTAAAGGTAAAACACCCTCCAATCAGGTATAGATTTCCTCACCCAATCTATTGGTGCCCTCCATCTATTGTATGAAactgaatgtggatggtgcaAGTAAAGGGAATTCGGGTCCCAGTGGTGGGGGTGGAGTAATTCGGGATTCATCTGGAAATGTAGTGATGGCTTTTGCTAATTTCTATGGGCACTGTACTAACACTGAGGCTGAAATGAGGTTGATTCTGGATGGCCTGCAACTGTGTGCAAGCAAGGGGTATCATGGCTGTCAGGTGAGTTCGGACTCCAAGACGATGGTGCAATTCATTGAATCGAAGGATTGTAAGCTGTGGTGTTGCTGGTATTGGTTTTTGGAAGTAATCAGGTTGGTAGAACTCCTGAATGCAAATGTTATATTCTCTTTTAGAGAGGGGAATCGGGCGGTAGATTTCTTGGCCAACTGGGCATGCCAGACCAAGGAAAACAagtattttcttttctcctgaAGAAGCCCCGCAGGGGCTCTCGTGCATTCTCAGAGAAGACAAGGCTGGCCTTCCTGTTTTTCGTTTCTAACCTTTTGTATGGTGGTTTCTGTAAGAGGGAAGGGTTACAATTGGAGTGTTTAGAGAGTGAGTTGTCTCCTTGGGttaggggtaaggcgggctaCGTCCCCCGTGtatatttttctaaattttcatgttataaataaaatgctAGGGGCCACctcgggtcccagataatattcgggttcaaaaattcaaaaaaaaaaaaaaaaagaaaaaaagaaaagaaagatacaattAAAAAGTGATTTTTTCTGTCAAAAACTAGTTTTTGGAATTGGAAATTCGCCTGATATGAATCGATACGGCCGATCTGTATCAGAATCAATATCatttatgggagaaagttctctgcccggtagtgtggcctatgccagcactcccatgagtctatctctctctttcccatttgaaaagacacctctgccctccttattttgaggaggagagagatagagacaagggaatgctggcgtaggccacactcctggacaaaaaactacttcccatcaTTTATATATCAATGCCATGAACTAAAATCTTGATTTCCACTTCTACCCTTACCTGTCGTGTCATCCTTCACTCCCAACTTATACCTCATAATTAACATCCAAGTCAACCTCGcacactttcctttccttcaCGATTCACATGAAATACAAGTGAAAATTTATTTCAaagattatttttaattttctcccaaaaaatagaaaaaggaattgATTCTGTAAGTGGGCCACGCAGGCCATTTTCATGCACATCACATcaaaagtggaaaaaaaaataaaatgtaattTTATATACATCCTAAATAAAttgttttttgaaaaagaaatgggTATATACATAATGTTTCTTTCACATACTATAATAATGTTTTACACTTCCCTATATTGTGGCCAAGTTGACtttattttgtattatttttccACAAAGTCACACAATTGACTTTTTAAGATCTTACACTCGACATAACAAGATAATTGTTGTcccccaaaatatatatatatatatatatatatatatatatatatatatatatatatatatatatatatatatatataaaatatatatatatatatatatatatatatatatatatatataaaattggtTGTCCGTAAAAACCTTCCCCGAGACTCTGTTTGACAGAAAAATGGTAGAAAAGtggagaggagaaaaggaaagtaaagtaATCACCTTAAAATAAGGTCGTGCTCCAATTCTATAGTTTTTGTTGGGCAGGAATAGAATTTAGAGATCACCTCTTTTTCTAATGCCCATTTACCAAGCGAGGCATCCAACCAATCACAATGGAGGCCAAGTGGGCTGCTGCTACATTGATAGATAATGTGTTGAAGATACGGGAAATTGGCCTTATGCACTACAATTAGCCATATTTGATTTAGAGAGACTTCAAGAATTTCCTTAACTAAATGAGAGCATATCAACTGATTTATTTGATATTTCTTTAAAAACATGGGTTATTGAACTGTTTTATCTTTAATTCGTACCGTGTCACTGATACAGTATTGACATGATATTGAGATTGGTAATTAGAAAAACCGTTACGTATCACTCGCATTGATACCTCAAACCTTTCCCAAGACTCTATTTGATTTACAGAAAAATGGTAGAAAGGTGGAGtggagaaaaggaaaataaagttTAACAAGACAAGTGAGATATCAGCCACATGACAATACAAGCGGGTTTCAAGTATTTGAGCCCTACCCACCTCTTCTCTCTTACTTTAATGGCCAAGTTAAATACAAAAAGGAATCTCCACTACATGGAAAGGATGGATGGTCCACATCAGCTTCCATTACTCAAGTTGAACCACTTGTATTGATATGTCCATAAAGAAGATAACCGTGCCATTTGATGTTTATGTAGAAAAACTTTCATTTGCATTAAGGTACATTTCAACcgaaaagaaagtaaaacttTTTAAACATTGTGGGCCCCATTAACCTTATTAGTAACTAATATGTTTCTATCATAatgtcacccaaaaaaataaaaaagtcaaGTAGAAAATCATTTTGATGAGGGGGGAAAATCTTTTGCTGTTGAAGAGTATgtatcaaataataaaaaattacctTCCTCATGAGATTTATCCGGTTGGTTTTGAGCTTAATTAAATATATTCAGGTTCTTATCCTAATACAGGGGAATGCAAAATGATCGTCGTATCCTTAATCATTTTTGGGGTTCTAAAGGGATGCGATAGTCATTTCACACACCCTTGTGTTAGGACACAAGGGTGGCATGCACTGCACTATCGGGTGacattctttttttctattatttaatttaattttgaacTCAATGCCTTTTTAGCAAATTGCTAAGAGATATAAGAGAGTAAATTTTctttagaaaagaaaattcaagaTTGGTTTGAAGAAAAAATAGCATGTgttactccccccccccccccttcttctccccAAAATGATTTTCTACATGatttttttggataatattTTGATAGAAAAGTATTTGCTAAAAAAGGTTAATGGGGCCACAATGTTTACAAAAGTTGTACTTTTAtctgttggaaaaaaaaacagaagaaagaaccgtacccgaatacaatgaaagtttttactttttaaagtTTTATGGCAATAGGTTTTGTCTTTCAAGTCTCAAGCCATTCCTATCCAATAGTTGAAAGACACGATAAGCATATGTGTATACGACCGTGCATAAAAACTTGGCCTAAATTTTATTTATGTAAAAATTTCTCCTAAGTGAGTGAAATAGAAGAATGACATCATTATAGCATTGagtttttttattgataaagaGCATTGTAAGTAATTCTTATACCTAGCTTGGTTTCTCGGGGTGGGGTggggcagaaaggaaaaatgttGTATACACTACCGGGATGTAATTGAATCATACACACTAACGTCTTATTGATCAGTGGATCCCCTTCTCCGTATCTTA includes these proteins:
- the LOC122643058 gene encoding scarecrow-like protein 3 codes for the protein MAGMVQDEGSSSVTSSPLQFFSLMSLSPSLGSPYPWLRELKSEERGLYLIHLLLSCAKHVASGSLENTNITLEQISHLASPDGDTMQRIAAYFTEALADRILKAWPGLHKAFNSTRISSVSDGIIVRKLFFELCPFLKVSYLITNQSIIEAMEGEKMVHIIDLNSSEPAQWIALLQVLSARPEGPPHLRITGIHQQKEVLEQTALRLTEEAEKLDIPFQFNPVVSKLENLDVESLRVKTGEALAISSVLQLHSLLASDDEILRIKSPSASKNSNSVHLQMNQSSLGGLLDKDLVNGYNASPDSASSSLLSVSASAKMESFLTALWGLSPKVMVVTEQESNHNGSTLMERLLEALYFYASLFDCLESTVSRASMERMKVEKMLFGEEIKNIIACEGAERKERHEKLEKWIRRMDFAGFGRVPLSYYALLQARTLLQSYGCDGYKIKEENGCLVICWQDRALFSVSAWKCRR